The Thermobifida halotolerans sequence GGTCGTCGTCACCGGGGCCGTTGCCCGCGCCGGGGAACTGCCGGTTCCAGTGGCCCGACAGGCTCCACCCGCTGTACTCGTGGTTGCCGGGGGTGGTGATGTGGTTCATCGTGGCGCTCTCGTCCCCGACGGCGGCGTACCACTCGGCCCACTCGGAGTCGGAGTTGGCGCTGTTGACCAGGTCGCCCGAGTGGACGGTGAGCGCGGCGTCGGGGGCGGCGGCGTAGGCGGCGCGGACGGTCGGGGCCGCCCCGCCGGTGATGTCGTTCTGCACGTCGCCCAGGTAGAGGAAGGTGAACGGTTCGGCGGTGGCGGAGGCGGTGGTGAACTCGAACCAGTCGCTCCAGGAGGTTCCGTCGCCGATCCGGTAGCGGTAGTCGGTCGCGGGGGTCAGTCCGGTGAGCGTCGCGACGTGGTAGCGGCCGCCGCCCGCGGTGCCGGTGCTGCTGCCCTCGACGGTGACGGTCGCGCCGCCGGAGACCGCTCCGTACTCCAGGTGGGAGACGCTGACGCCGGTGGCGGTGCGCCAGGTGACGGTCTGGGAGGTGGCGGGGGTGGCGGTGGGGGAGAGGGTGACGCGCTCCGCGACGCCGGGGTCGGCCGCAGCCGGGGCGGGGACCGCGACGACTCCCGTGCCGAGGACGGCGGAGCCGAGGAGGGCGAGGAGTCCGGCGCGGGCGGCCGGGCGGGAACGGAACGAGCGGACGGAGGAGGACATCATCTGCGACTCCCGGTGGGACGAGCGGGTGGACCGCCCGGAGGACGTGTGCCGCGTCTCCGGGCGGTTTCGTTCCGTGACGGAAGTTAACGCCGACGGGCGACGTGCCGGTGAATGCCCGTCAACCGTCCGCCCGCCTCCGCGGTGCCGTTGGGTTGCCTGCGGGGGAACGGCTCACAGCCAGCCCCTGACCTTCTCGATCAGCGCGACCGGGTCGTCGGAGAAGGGGATCAGGTTGAGGTGGGTGACCCCGGCCTCGCGGAACGCCTCGACGCGTTCGCGGACGTAGGACTCGGGACCGACCAGGTTGGTCAGCTCCACCATCTCCTCGGGCACCGCCGCGGCGGCCTCCTCCTTCTTCCCGGACAGGTAGAGGTCCTGGATGCGCTCGGCGGCCTCCTCGTAGCCGTAGCGGCGGGCCACCGAGTTGTAGAAGTTCTTCCCCCGGGCGCCCATGCCGCCGACGTACAGCGCGATCATGGGGCGGGCGAAGTCCAGCAGCCTCTTGGTCTCCTCGCCCTCGCCGATCGCGACCATGCCGCCCGCGGCGATCTGGAGTTCGCCCAGGTCGGCGGAGCGCCTGGCGCGGCCCGCGGCCAGGGAGTCGCCCCACACGTCGCGGGCCTTCTCCGGGATGAACAGGTGGGGCAGCCAGCCGTCGGCGATCTCGGCGGTCATCTCGACGTTCTTGGCGCCCAGGGACGCCACGAACACCGGGATGCGGTCGCGCACCGGATGGTTGATGATCTTGAGCGGCTTGCCCAGGCCGGTGCCCTGCTCCGGCGGCAGGGGCAGGGTGAAGACCGTGCCCTCGTGGGTCAGCGGGGCCTCGCGCGCCCACACCTTGCGGCAGATCTCGATGACCTCCCGGGTGCGGGCGAGCGGTCTGGTGTAGGGCACCCCGTGCCAGCCCTCGATGACCTGCGGGCCGCTCGCGCCCAGGCCGAGTACGGCGCGGCCACCGGAGAGGTAGTCCAGGCCCGCGGCGGTCTGCGCAATCAGGGTGGGGGTGCGCGAGTACAGCGGCAGGATCGCCGAGCCGATGTTGACGCGTTCGGTGCGGGCGGCGAGGTAGCCCATCAGGGTGGGGCCGTCGAAGCCGTAGAGTTCGGCCACCCACACGGTGTCCAGGCCGACCTTCTCCAGTTCGACCACCTGGTCGACGGTCCTCCTGATGTCTCCCGAGTAGTTCAACGGCATGGAGATCTGCATGGGAAAGCCTCCGCTGTCCGGTGCGCCAGAATCCCGACCATGCTACTACCGAGTAGCTTTCTGGTCGGGGAACGGAAGAACCCCCGGAGGGTCCGGACCGGACCGCCCCGGGGGCCGTGGACACAGAAAGCCGCCGCGTCAGGCGTAGGAATGCTGCTCGTCCGGGAACACCCCGGTCACGACCTCGTCGGCGAAGCCCTTGGCGGCGTCCCGCAGTCCCGCGGCGAGATCGGCGTAGGGCTTGACGAACTTGGCCACCCGCGGCGACAGCCCCGCCATGTCCTGCCACACCAGCACCTGCGCGTCCGTTCCCGGCCCCGCGCCGATCCCGATGGTCGGAATGGTCAGCTGCTGGGTGATCTCGGCGGCCAACCGGGCCGGGACGCACTCCAGGACCACCGAGAACGCGCCCGCGCGCTCCAGCTCCTTGGCGTCGGAGAGCAGGGCCTCGGCCGCCTCGTGGCTGCGCCCCTGGACGCGGTAACCGCCCAGGGCGTTGACCGACTGCGGGGTCAGACCGATGTGGCCCATCACCGGGATGCCGGCTGAGACCAGCGCCTCCACCTGGGGAGTGACCCGGTGGCCGCCCTCCAGCTTGACGGCCTGGGCGCCGCCCTCCTTCATCAGCCGGGCGGCCGAGGCCAGCGCCTGCTCGGGCCCGGCCTGGTAGGAGCCGAAGGTCAGGTCGGCCACCACCAGCGCCCGCCTGGACGCCCGCGACACCGCCGCGGTCAGCGGCACCATGTCGTCGATGGTGACGGGGATGGTGGAGTCGTAGCCGAAGACGACCATGGCGGCGGAGTCGCCCACCAGCAGCACCGGGATACCCGCCTCGTCGAAGATCCGCGCCGTCAGCGCGTCGTAGGCGGTGAGCATCGGCCAGCGCTCGCCGCGCTGCTTGGCCGCGGCCAGGTCGTGGACGGTGACACGACGGTTCGAGGTGCCGCCGTACAGGGCGGGAGTGGGGGTTGTGGGGTTCATCTGTGCGTTTCCTCCGTTGTCTCGAAGCGCCGTCAAGGCGTCCCCGGACGTGTCGGTCGCGGTCGGCGCGGGTGCGCCGGACATCCTCATCATGGCACGCATGATTTGCGTTGTTCTACCGGATGAAACTGATTTGTCGTTTTGTTTCGTCCGGACGCGCGTGAGAGTCGTCACCGCGGATACGCACAGCACAGGGGCCCCCGCCGCGGAGTCGCGGACACCGCCGGGGGAGGCGGTGCGGCCCGCCCGGAGCGGCGGGGAGGGGCCGACGGGGCCACCCGCCCTCGCGGGCGGGGGACCGTCACAGTGTCGGCAGGTAGCGCTGCAGCTCGTAGGGGGTCACCTGGCGGCGGTAGGCCTGCCACTCCGCCTTCTTGTTGCGCAGGAAGAAGTCGAACACGTGCTCGCCGAGCGCCTCGGCGACCAGCTCGCTGTTCTCCATCGCCCGCAGCGCCTCGTCCAGGCTCTGCGGCAGCGGGGTGATGCCCAGCGCCCGGCGCTCGGCGTCGGTGAGCGCCCACACGTCGTCGGCGGCGCCCGGAGGAAGCTCGTAGCCCTCCTCGATCCCCTTCAGCCCGGCGGCCAGGACCACCGCGAAGGCCAGGTAGGGGTTGCACGCCGAGTCCAGCGAGCGGAACTCGATCCGGGTGGAGTTGCCCTTGCGGGGCTTGTACATCGGCACGCGCACCAGCGCGGAGCGGTTGTTGTGCCCCCAGCACACGTACGCGGGCGCCTCACCGCCCGCCCCGGCCGAGGCCGCGGCGTTGTCCCACAGCCGCTTGTAGGAGTTGACGAACTGGTTGCACACCGCCGTGATCTCGGCGGCGTGCCGCAGCACGCCCGCGATGAACCCGCGGCCGATCTTGGACAGCTGGTACTCGGCCCCCGGCTCGTAGAAGGCGTTGCGGTCCCCCTCGAACAGCGACATGTGGGTGTGCATGCCGGAACCGGGGAACTCGGTGAACGGCTTGGGCATGAAGGTGGCGTAGATGCCCTGCTCCAGGGCCACCTCCTTCATCACCAGCCGGAAGGTCATGATGTTGTCGGCGGTGGTCAGGGCGTCGGCGTAGCGCAGGTCGATCTCCTGCTGGCCGGGGCCGCCCTCGTGGTGGCTGAACTCCACCGAGATGCCCATGTCCTCGAGCATCATGATGGCGTTGCGGCGGAAGTCGTGCGCGCTGTTGTGCGGCGTGTGGTCGAAGTAGCCGCCGTCGTCGTTCGGCTCGGGGAACTCGCCGTACTCGGGCTTCTTCTTCAGCAGGTAGAACTCGATCTCGGGATGCGTGTAGAACGTGAAACCGAGATCCGAGGCCCGGCTCAGCTGCCGCTTGAGCACGTTGCGCGGATCGGCGTAGCTGGGCGAGCCGTCGGGCATCAGGATGTCGCAGTACATGCGCGCGGTCCCGTGCGGCTCGTTGCGCCACGGCAGCACCTGGAACGTGGTGGGATCGGGCTGGGCGAGCATGTCCGACTCGTGCACCCGGGCGAATCCCTCGATCGCCGAGCCGTCGAAGCCGATGCCCTCGGCGAAGGCGGCCTCCAGTTCGGCGGGGGCCACCGCGACCGACTTGAGGTAACCGAGCACGTCGGTGAACCACAGTCGCACGAAGCGGATATCGCGCTCCTCAAGCGTGCGGAGCACGAATTCCTGCTGTCGGTTCACGGTCCACCTTCCTCGTTTGGTTTCGTGGGATGTCTGACGCGTTCATACCAGACTCCCCACCGTCAGTGTGCCCTGCGGGCGTTACCACGACGTTAAGCGAGGCCGTCCTCGGCACCCCTACCCGCTGTGAGCCGACCGCAACACCCGTGGTCGGGGCCACGGGAACGCCGGGAGGAGTCGGGCGTTAGGCTCATTGTCGTGGCACAACTGCGATTGGCTATGGCCCAGGTCAACCCTACTGTGGGAGACCTGGAAGGAAACTGCGGGATCGTCGTCGAGCACGCGCGCCGGGCGGCCGAGGCAGGGGCTCACCTGGTGGTGTTTCCCGAGATGATGGTCACCGGATACCCGGTGGAGGACCTCGCGCTGCGCAGGACCTTCGTCGACGCCTCCATCGAGGCCGTGCACGCCCTGGCCGGGCGGCTCTCCTCCGAGGGACTGGGCGAGCTTCCCGTCGCCGTCGGCTACCTGAGCCGCCGCAGGGGAGCCGCGACCACCGCGCTGGGCCAGCCGGTCGGGGCCCCGCAGAACGCGGTGGCCCTGCTGCACCGGGGGCGGGCGGTCTTCACCTCCGCCAAGCACCACCTGCCCAACTACGGGGTGTTCGACGAGTTCCGCCACTTCGTCCCCGGAGACGTCCTCCCGGTGGTGCGGCTGCACGGCATCGACACGGCCTTCGTGGTCTGCGAGGACCTGTGGCAGGACGGCGGCCCGGTCGCCGCCGTGCGCGAGTCCGGGGCCACCCTGCTGGTGGTGCTGAACGGGTCGCCGTACGAGCGCGACAAGGGGGACGCGCGGCTGGAGTTGTGCGCCCGCCGCGCCCGCGAGGCCGACGTGGCACTGGCCTACGTCAACATGGTCGGCGGCCAGGACGAACTGGTCTTCGACGGCGACTCCCTGGTCGTGGACGCCGCCGGGGACCTGGTCGCGCGCGCCCCGCGGTTCGAGGAGGCGCTTTTGGTGGCGGACCTGGAACTGCCGGGGGCGGAGGGACCGGGCATGTGGGGCGCGGCGGCGGAGGCCGACGGCATCACCATCGAACGCCACCTGATCTCCGACTCCCCGCTGCCGCCCTACCGGCCGCTGCCCAACCCCGTGGCCCCGCGCCCGGACGACCTCGGCGAGGTCTACGCGGCCCTGGTGCTGGCCACCCGCGACTACGTCCGCAAGAACCGGTTCCCCTCGGTGATCCTGGGGCTGTCCGGCGGTATCGACTCGGCGCTGACCGCCACCATCGCCGCCGACGCGCTCGGACCGGAGCGGGTCCACGGCGTGCTCATGCCGAGCCGCTACTCCAGCGACCACTCGGTCTCCGACGCCGAGGAACTGGTGCGCCGCCAGGGGATCAACGGGCGCACCGTCGCGGTGGGGCCGATGATCGAGGCGTTCGAGAAGGCCGTGGAGATCGACGGTCTGGCCGCGGAGAACCTGCAGGCCCGGGTGCGCGGCCAGTTGCTGATGACGCTGTCCAACCAGGAGGGCCACCTGGTGCTGACCACGGGCAACAAGAGCGAGCTGGCGTCGGGCTACTCCACCCTCTACGGCGACTCCGCGGGCGGCTTCGCGCCGATCAAGGACGTCTGGAAGACCCTGGTGTGGGAGCTGGCGCGGTGGCGCAACGCCGAGGCCGAGCGGCTGGGGCGGACCCCGCCGATCCCGGAGGAGTCCATCACCAAGCCGCCCAGCGCGGAGCTGCGGCCGGGGCAGTTGGACACCGACTCCCTGCCGGACTACCAGATCCTGGACGCGCTGCTGGACGACTACGTGGGCACCGACCTGGGGCGTGCCGAGCTGGTCGCGGCCGGACACCACCCCGAACTGGTGGACCGGGTCATCCGCATGGTCGACCGGGCCGAGTACAAGCGCCGCCAGTACCCGCCGGGACCCAAGATCAGCAAGCGCAACTTCGGTCGGGACCGGCGGTTGCCGATCACCAACCGGTCGACAGTCTGACCTCCGTTGGCTCCGGCGGCGGTGGAGGCCCGCCCGCGGTCCACCGCCGCCGGAGCCGTTCTCACCAGAACACGGCCACGCCGATGTTGAGCAGGGTCAGCAGACCGGCGGCCAGCGCCAGGCGCGGGGAGGGCCCGCGCACGTTGAGGACGGCCAGCACGACCACGGCGAGGTTCACGACCAGTTTGACGCCGATCTTGACGTGGTCGACGGCGCCGAGGTCGCCCATCTCCCGCAGGCCCACCAGCAGCAGGCCGATGACCAACTGGGTCAGGGCGCTGTGCAGCAGCACCTTGGGGGCCTTGGCGTAACCGCCCATCTGCTGCATCAGCCAGCCGGAGACGATCCCGGCCAGGGCCACGAAGTGAAGGAAGACAAGCGCGGAGTAGACGATTTCCATACCCCGCACACTACTACGTCACGTAGTTGTCAATTTCCGGGCAACGGCGCTTTCCGGACGGTGCGGTGCCGCCCCGGGAGGGGAGCCGGGGCGGCACCGCGGGAGAGGGACACGGCGGGCGGGGGATCACGGGAGGGGGTGCGCCACCCGCCGACGCCTGCTTCGGACCGGCCGGTCACCTCCTTTCCGAAGGGGTCCGGGCGGTGGTCGGGAGGCGGCTCACCGCCAGGAGCCGGTGAAGGTCCGGGAGCAGCCGCCGCTGTCGTCGGCCACGGCGGACCTGTTGTCCCCGTTCTCCCACTCCACGGTGCCGTCGGGGTTGATCTTGACGTACTTGTAGTCGAACCGGGTCCCCTCGGGGAGGGAGACCTGTCCCTTCCAGACGGGGTAGGTGCTCCCGTCGGTGTTGAGCTTCAGGCCGTCGGCGGGGTTCCAGGAGCCCAGTTCGGGGATGGAGCCCACCACGTGGACCTCCTGGCCGTACCAGGTGGTGACGGTGGCGTCGAAGCGGGAGTCGATGACGGAGCACTCGCCGCCCGGGGGAGGCGGTTCGGAGGAGCAGCCGTCGGGGTCCTCGCACTCGCCCAGGGCCCCGACGTGCAGCGCGACCGCGCCGTTGGCCGGGACGGAGGCGGTGAACCGGCCGTCGGACACCTCATAACTGGGCGCGTCGCACACGCCGTCGACGAAGGTGCCGTTGGCCACGTCGCAGTAGGTCCCGTCGGGCAGGTCGGTGGAGAAGGTGCGCGTCCAGGCGCTGCCCGTGGCGTTGAAGGCGGCGTAGCCCGCGGAACCGCGCGCGAACGCCAGCCGTCCGTCGCCGTCGGTGACGGTGCCGCCGATGCCGTGCCCGTCCACCGCGTTGCGGAAGGACACCATGCCCGCGACGGCGCGGTGCTCGCACACCCACCGCGAGGCGGAGCAGTCGGTGGGGTCGGTGGTGCCGTCCGCGCTCATGGGCGGTCCCGTGTCGGTGCTGCCGGACCAGGTGTAGCTGGACATCACCTTGGGGGTGCCGTAGGGGTGGGCCAGCATGAACGACTGCGCCAGGTCGTAGCGCGCCCCGTCGGTGTGGGTGAGGATCGGGTCGCTGCGCTGGGTGTCGTGGTTGGCGACGAACACCACGGCCTTGTCACCCGGGGTCAGACCGCCGCCCAGTCCGCTCAGGTGGGCGATGTTGCCGTCGTCGAAGGCGTGGCTGATGTCGCGGTGGTACTGGAACTCGGTGACGTCCCCCATGGGGGTGTAGGAGCCGGTGCCGATCGTGCCGTCGGCGATGACCTCCTGGAAGACGTACGGCTTGCCGCCGCCCCAGTCGGCGTGGACGTCGTCCAGCCGCGAGACGATCGCCTGGACGTCGGCCTCGGGCACGTGCTTGGCCGCGTCGAGGCGGAAGCCCGCCACGCCGATGCCGACCAGGTCGTTGAGGTAGGCCGCGACCCGGTCGCGGACGTGGTCGGAGGAGGTGTCCAGGTCGGACAGTCCGACCAGTTCGCAGTTCTGCACCTCCCACTTGTCGTTCCAGTTGGCGATGTCGCGGCGGCAGTCGCCGAAGTGCTGGCTCTGGTAGATGCCCGGGTAGTCGTACTTGCTGTAGCTGGACCCCGCGCTGCCGGGGCCGGCGCCGATGGAACCGGTGCCGCTCATGTGGTTGATGATCGCGTCGACGTAGATCTTCACCCCGGCGTCGCGGCAGCGGTCGACCATGTCGACGAAGTCGGCCCGGGTGCCGCGGCGGGTCTGGTCGAGTCGGTAGGAGACCGGCTGGTAGTCCTGCCACCAGGGGTAGCCCTGGCCGGACAGCACCACGTGCTCCTGCGGCGGTGAGACCTGCACCGCGCCGAACCCGTTGGGGCCCAGTGTGCTCTCGCACTCCTCGGCGACCGACTCCCAGCGCCACTGGAAGAGGTGGACGATGACGTCCCTGTCCCCGGACGGCGCGGCATGAGCGGGGGAGGCCGCGACGGTCAGGGGGATCAGGGACAACGCGAAGCCCAGCACGGCCGCGAGTACCGCGGCCAGGGGTCTGCGAACTCCCATCAAACGCTCCAATACGGATAGGGGATCCACTCCTGAAAGCTGCCTTGCAGTTTGTGCAAGCTTTGCAAGAACTTTCAGGGTGAGACGAAGATAACAACCGGCGGTCGGTTTGTGAACCGTCGCCCGTGGAATCTCGCTGATTGTCCGAAAGTGGGAGTTTGTGGGGGTTTTGTCGGGATCACGAAGGGGGAAGGTGGCGGGAAGAAGCGGGGGAAGAGGCGTAGAGCGTTTGAGAAATGCCCGCAAAAACCGCAACAACTTGCAGAAATCTCGCTGTGAGAAGCGACCGGCCGAGACACGGAGGGAGCGCCCGGGACACGCTCCCGACCCCCCGGGGGGGGAGTGCCGAGTGGCCCGGGCCTGGGGCCGAGGTCACCTGAAACCCTCCTTCGGGGGGTGAGGCCACACGACACCCTAGGGCCCGGGCCACCCGAAAACCCCTTGGGTCCGGTGCTGCGCGGTCCTCTTCCGCCCGGGGCACCCGGAATCCCCTGGGCCGGGCCGCCCGAAGGCTCCTCCCCGGACTCCCGGGGCCGGTTCCGGTTCCTCCGGGTGCCCGTCCGGCACCGCGCCCCGCGAAGCGCTCAGCTGTCGTAGAACACGCGCTCCATCACCGCCCGGGCGCGGCGGGTGGCCCGGCGGTACTCCTCCACCATCAGCTCGCCCGGACCCGCCTCGCTGTCGTCGGCCCGGTACCCCAAGGCTCCCGCGATCGCGGTGCGCTCCCGCAGATCCGTCGGAATGGAGTCGCCGCCCCTGCCGCGGACCAGGGTGACCGCGCCGCGCACCCGCGACGCCAGCCGCCAGGCCACCTCCAGCGTCGCACCGTCGTCGGGATCCAGCAGGCCGCCGCGCACCGCGGCGTTCAACGCCTGCAACGTCCCCGTGGTGCGCAGCTCCGGAACCGCGTGGGCGTGCCGCAACTGGAGCAGTTGCACCGTCCACTCCACGTCCGAGAGCCCGCCCCGGCCCAGCTTCGTGTGCAGGGTGGGGTCGGCGCCACGCGGCAGCCGCTCGGCCTCCATCCGCGCCTTGAGCCGCCGGATCTCCCGCAGCGCCTGGTCGCTGGGACCGCCCTCGGGGTAGCGGATCGGGTCGATCAGCGCCGTGAACCGCTCACCCAGCCCCGCGTCCCCGGCCACCGGCATCGCACGCAGCAGCGCCTGGCTCTCCCAGCTCGACGCCCAGCGCGTGTAGTAGGCCGCGTAGGAGTCGAAGGTCCGCACCATCGGCCCGCTCTTTCCCTCGGGGCGCAGCGCCGCGTCCAGGCGCACCGGAGGCTCGGCCGCGGGCAGTTCCAGCAGCCGGGCCAGCTCCCGCACGATCGCCCCGGCGGTGGCCGCGGCCTCCGCCGGATCGGCTCCCGGCAGCGGGTCGTGCACGTACATCACGTCCGCGTCGCTGGTGTAGCTCAACTCGTTGCCGCCGAACCGCCCCATCGCGATCACGCACATCCGGGTGCACGGCTCCGCGCCGCGCTGGTGGGCGACCCGCTCGGTCGCCGCCCGCAGCGCCGCGTCGATGGTGACCGACGCGATCGCGGTCAGCGCGTCGCCGACCCCGTCGATGTCGGTCACCCCCAGCAGGTCGGCGGCGGCGGTGCGCAGCAGTTCCCGGCGGCGCAGCGCACGCACCCCGGCCACCTGGTTCTCCGCCGTGTCGTGCCGCCGCAGCGCCGCGTTTGCCTCGGCGATCAGCTCGGCGTCGCGGCGCTGCGCGAGGTCGGCGTCGTCGGCGAGCAGCGCCACCGCCTCCGGCGCGCGCAGCAGCAGGTCGGTGACGTAGCGGCTGGTGCCCAGCAGGTAGGCCATCCGCTCGGCCACCCGGATGTCGTCGCGGAGCAGCCGCAGATACCACGGGGTGGTCCCCAGCGCGTCGCTGACCTGCCGGAACCCCAGAAGTCCGGCGTCGGGGGCGGGCGAGTCGGCGAACCAGCCCAGCATCACCGGCAGCAGGGTGCGCTGGATGGCCGCGCGCCGCGTCACCCCGGAGGTGAGGGCCTCCAGGTGGCGCAGGGCCCCCGCCGGGTCGAGGAAGCCCAGCGCCTCCAGTCGGGTGCGCGCCTGTTCGGGGGAGAGTCGCGCCTCGTCCTCGGGCAGCCGCGCCACCGCCTTGAGCAGCGGCTGGTAGAACAGCTTCTCGTGCAGGCGACGCACCTCACCGGCGCGCCGCCGCCAGGTGGCGGCCAGGTCGGTGACCGGGTTGGCGGTGAAGCCCAGCGACCGGCCCAGACGGCGCAGCTCCTGCTGGCCGCTCTCGGTCCGCGAGTCGGGCAGCAGATGGGTGCGGCGCAGCCGGTGCAGCTGGAGCAGGTGCTCCACGCGGCGTAGGAACCGGTAGGAGTCGGCCATTCCGGCGGCGTCCTGGCGGCCCACGTAGCCGCCCCTGGACAGCGCCTCCAGGGCCTCCAGGGTGTTGCCCGAACGCAGGGAGTCGTCACCGCGGCCGTGGACCAGTTGCAGCAGCTGCACCGCGAACTCGATGTCGCGCAGCCCGCCCCGGCCCAGCTTGAGCTGCCGGTCCACCTCGGTGTGCGGAATGTGCGACTCCACCCGGCGGCGCATCGCCTGCACGTCCTCGACGAAGTTCGGCCGTCCCGCCGCCTGCCACACCATGGGGCTGATCGCCCTGGCGTAGGCCGCTCCCAGTTCGGCGTCCCCGGCGATGGGGCGGGCCTTGAGCAGCGCCTGGAACTCCCAGGTCTTGGCCCAGCGCTCGTAGTAGGCGACGTGACCGGCGAGGGGGCGCACCAGCGGCCCGTTCCTGCCGTCGGGGCGCAGCGCCGCGTCGACCTCCCACAGGGTGCCCTCGGCGTCGGTCTGGCGGGGGATCTCCATCATCGCGGCGGCCAGCCGGGTGGCCGCCTCCAGCGCCGCGTGCTCGTCGGAGAAGCCGTCGGCGGGTTCGGCGACGAAGACCACGTCCACGTCGCTGACGTAGTTGAGTTCCCGGCCGCCGCACTTGCCCATGCCGATCACCGCGAGCCGGCAGCGCGCGGCGTCCTTCGGGAACCGGGCGCGGGCGACGGCCAGCGACCCCTCCAGCACGGCCGCGGCCAGGTCGGCCAGCTCGGTGGCGACCTCCTTCAGGTCCTGCACCCCGGTGAGGTCGCGTCCGGCCAGCCGCAGCACCCGCCGCCGGTAGGCCAGCCGCAGGGCGTGGGTCACCTCGGCCACGTCGAAGGCCGACAGGTCGGCCGTCGGCGCGGGAGAGTTCGGGTCGGCGCCGACCACGTGCAGCAGTCCCGCGCGCAACTCCTCGGCGTCGGGCAGGCGGGCGGCGTCGGCGCCGCGCAGCTCCCTCCAGTCGCCGGGGTGGCGCACCAGGTGGTCGGCGAGCGCGCGGCTGGCGCCCAGCACCCGGATCAGCCGGTCCCGCAGGTCCGCGTCGTCGAGCAGGGCGGTGCGCAGATCCGCCGCCTCCTCGGAGCGTTCCACGATCCTGCCCAGTCCCAGCAGGGCCAGGTCGGGGTCGGCGGACCGGCTGATGGCGTCCACGACCGGCTCGTGCGCGACGGGGTCCAGCCCCGCCTCCGTCAACAACCGCGCCGCGCGCGCCGCGTCGCCGAACCCCCGGCGGGCCAGCGCGCCCACGCTCATTCCCGTGCTGTCCCGAGTCGCCACACGACAACGGTAGCCCGCGCGGGTGCGGCGGGCGGCACCCGAGGGGGACAAACGCGGACCGCCCCGCGCGAAAAGGCGCGTCCACCGGGATGGACACTGGGTGCCGTCGGTTGTCCGTCCGCGTTCTTC is a genomic window containing:
- a CDS encoding bifunctional [glutamine synthetase] adenylyltransferase/[glutamine synthetase]-adenylyl-L-tyrosine phosphorylase gives rise to the protein MSVGALARRGFGDAARAARLLTEAGLDPVAHEPVVDAISRSADPDLALLGLGRIVERSEEAADLRTALLDDADLRDRLIRVLGASRALADHLVRHPGDWRELRGADAARLPDAEELRAGLLHVVGADPNSPAPTADLSAFDVAEVTHALRLAYRRRVLRLAGRDLTGVQDLKEVATELADLAAAVLEGSLAVARARFPKDAARCRLAVIGMGKCGGRELNYVSDVDVVFVAEPADGFSDEHAALEAATRLAAAMMEIPRQTDAEGTLWEVDAALRPDGRNGPLVRPLAGHVAYYERWAKTWEFQALLKARPIAGDAELGAAYARAISPMVWQAAGRPNFVEDVQAMRRRVESHIPHTEVDRQLKLGRGGLRDIEFAVQLLQLVHGRGDDSLRSGNTLEALEALSRGGYVGRQDAAGMADSYRFLRRVEHLLQLHRLRRTHLLPDSRTESGQQELRRLGRSLGFTANPVTDLAATWRRRAGEVRRLHEKLFYQPLLKAVARLPEDEARLSPEQARTRLEALGFLDPAGALRHLEALTSGVTRRAAIQRTLLPVMLGWFADSPAPDAGLLGFRQVSDALGTTPWYLRLLRDDIRVAERMAYLLGTSRYVTDLLLRAPEAVALLADDADLAQRRDAELIAEANAALRRHDTAENQVAGVRALRRRELLRTAAADLLGVTDIDGVGDALTAIASVTIDAALRAATERVAHQRGAEPCTRMCVIAMGRFGGNELSYTSDADVMYVHDPLPGADPAEAAATAGAIVRELARLLELPAAEPPVRLDAALRPEGKSGPMVRTFDSYAAYYTRWASSWESQALLRAMPVAGDAGLGERFTALIDPIRYPEGGPSDQALREIRRLKARMEAERLPRGADPTLHTKLGRGGLSDVEWTVQLLQLRHAHAVPELRTTGTLQALNAAVRGGLLDPDDGATLEVAWRLASRVRGAVTLVRGRGGDSIPTDLRERTAIAGALGYRADDSEAGPGELMVEEYRRATRRARAVMERVFYDS